A single Pygocentrus nattereri isolate fPygNat1 chromosome 28, fPygNat1.pri, whole genome shotgun sequence DNA region contains:
- the nefmb gene encoding neurofilament, medium polypeptide b, producing the protein MHHCLSTQKSHRDTLTLSAVDMIGAPSRRKVLETRAVRSSPPTAMRSQSWSKSKPLISISYKRTTNAPPDRAYRLAALPPPDSLELSSALNGDHVRTNEKEQLHGLNERFASYIDKVRYLEEQNTQLEAEIQALRQQKLSQSQLSDTHEREIRDLRSTLERLGREKAQVLLDTDHVSEDLQRLRERYEEEARLREQLESATRSMKKDKDGSIVAKMDLEKKVQALLDEMDFLRDNHEEEVNELLAQLQAAQVPVERRDFQKSDITSALREIRAQLDGLSTKNLKQAEDVFKCRYAMLTDAAEQNKDAIKSVRDEIADYRRQLQAKNGELEALRGTKESLERQLSDVEDRHSNDIGSYQEMIHQLENDLKATKWEMTHHLREYQDLLNVKMALDAEIAAYRKLLEGEETRFKMFSGSIPSPAFTYSHSKAPKVQHKVIEIIEEIKGEGDLDDDLADVAKELSVEAGGEEGPEDKGEAVEENIVLSSEAKLGAELGDDEGEKVGDEGEQGSEKEEAEEEENDKEEEEGMEKEEEVGEEEGGDEEEGGEEEGGDEEEGGEEEGDEQEAKSEEEGEEAEVIEETELSGTKAETTESEPEKEGKEEEQPSDEAEDGNKEEEEGKEEDEEKGEERDEEQSEQDKEEKEDAQKEAGEDDQVMGEEEQTSDSEVKEKKKQESDQDDRKSNGEEEGEEEQKSPSSGRGEEEKEETESQISPSKEEPSPKEEVLTRNVETITNGDKETTKPADKKESKAEKEHLEKKKSSKKVEKATKEAKVKA; encoded by the exons ATGCACCACTGCCTCAGCACTCAGAAGAGTCACAGGGACACCCTCACGCTCTCCGCAGTGGACATGATAGGGGCTCCATCCCGCAGAAAAGTCCTGGAAACGCGCGCTGTCCGCTCCTCTCCACCCACTGCCATGAGATCGCAGTCGTGGTCCAAATCCAAGCCGCTCATCTCCATCTCATACAAGAGAACAACCAACGCGCCTCCGGACAGGGCTTACAGACTCGCTGCGCTCCCGCCTCCGGACAGCTTGGAGCTCAGCTCCGCGCTGAACGGAGACCATGTGCGCACCAACGAGAAGGAGCAACTGCACGGGCTTAACGAGCGCTTTGCCAGCTACATTGATAAGGTGCGCTACCTGGAGGAGCAGAACACACAGCTGGAAGCGGAGATTCAGGCGCTCCGGCAGCAGAAGCTGTCGCAGTCTCAGCTGAGCGACACccatgagcgagaaatccgcgATCTGCGCTCCACGCTGGAGCGGCTGGGCAGGGAGAAGGCGCAGGTTCTCCTGGACACGGACCACGTCAGTGAGGATCTTCAGCGGCTCAGGGAGCGATACGAAGAGGAGGCGCGCTTAAGAGAGCAGCTGGAATCCGCCACCCGCAgcatgaaaaaagacaaagacgGCTCGATCGTGGCGAAGATGGACTTGGAGAAGAAGGTCCAAGCTCTCTTGGACGAAATGGACTTCCTGCGCGACAACCACGAAGAGGAGGTCAACGAGCTTCTGGCGCAGCTGCAAGCCGCTCAGGTGCCGGTGGAGAGGAGGGACTTCCAGAAGAGCGACATCACCTCCGCGCTGAGAGAGATCCGCGCGCAGCTGGACGGCCTCTCCACGAAGAACCTCAAGCAGGCGGAAGATGTCTTCAAGTGCCGCTACGCCATGCTGACCGATGCGGCCGAGCAGAACAAGGACGCGATAAAGTCCGTGCGGGACGAGATCGCCGATTATCGTCGCCAGCTGCAAGCCAAGAACGGCGAGCTAGAGGCGCTGCGAGGCACCAAAGAGTCACTGGAGAGGCAGCTGAGCGATGTCGAGGACCGACACAGTAACGACATAGGCAGCTATCAG GAGATGATCCACCAGCTAGAAAATGATCTCAAGGCCACAAAGTGGGAGATGACTCACCATCTCCGGGAATATCAGGATCTGCTTAACGTTAAGATGGCACTAGATGCTGAAATTGCTGCCTACAG GAAACTCCTAGAGGGTGAAGAAACTCGCTTCAAAATGTTTTCTGGAAGTATTCCAAGCCCTGCATTTACATACAGCCATTCCAAGGCCCCAAAAGTCCAGCATAAAGTTATTGAAATCATTGAGGAAATTAAAGGGGAGGGTGACCTAGATGACGATTTGGCAGATGTAGCAAAAGAGCTGTCAGTTGAGGCCGGTGGGGAAGAAGGACCTGAGGATAAAGGTGAAGCAGTTGAGGAGAATATTGTGTTATCCTCTGAAGCAAAACTTGGTGCTGAGCTGGGAGATGACGAAGGTGAGAAAGTGGGAGATGAAGGTGAACAAGGGAGTGAGAAGGAAGAGgcagaagaggaagaaaacgacaaggaggaggaggaaggtatggagaaagaagaggaggtaggagaagaagaaggtggagatgaagaggagggaggagaagaagaaggtggagatgaagaggagggaggagaagaggagggagACGAGCAAGAGGCAAAGAGtgaagaggagggagaggaggcTGAAGTGATTGAGGAAACAGAACTGAGCGGAACTAAAGCTGAAACAACAGAAAGTGAGccagaaaaagaaggaaaagaagaggAGCAGCCCAGTGATGAAGCAGAAGACGGAAataaggaggaagaggaagggaaagaagaggatgaagaaaagggagaggagagggatgAAGAGCAGTCCGAACAAgataaagaagagaaagaagatgcTCAAAAAGAGGCAGGGGAGGATGACCAAGTAATGGGAGAAGAAGAGCAGACAAGTGACTCAGAGgtaaaggagaagaaaaaacaggagtCAGACCAGGATGATAGGAAGAGTAatggagaggaggagggagaagaAGAACAGAAGAGTCCCTCCTcaggaagaggagaagaggagaaggaagaaactgAGAGCCAGATAAGCCCTTCCAAAGAGGAACCCAGCCCCAAAGAAGAGGTTCTTACTAGAAATGTAGAGACCATCACCAATGGAGACAAAGAGACCACAAAACCAGCAGACAAGAAAGAGAGCAAGGCAGAAAAAGAGcatctggaaaaaaagaaatctagCAAAAAAGTAGAGAAAGCAACAAAGGAAGCCAAAGTGAAAGCCTGA